CGTACGGGACAAGGTGATCGCCTTCCCGCCGCTCTCGCACCAGGTTGACCCACATGCTGCCGTTCGTCGACTCCGGCCAGTTCGCTATATTGCCGACGACGGAGCGGCCGAGTGGATCCGTCAGCAGGTAAATGCTTTCGTCGTCAGCGTCGGCGCGCTCCCGAATTGCAGTGATCAGACGGCCGAGCCCGCGCTCCCGGTACTGCTCCACGAGACCGCGGACCTCGGCCTCGATCGTCTCCGTCGTCTGCCGCTCGATGACCGCAACCGTCGAATAGTAGATGAACAAAAGGAGCAAAGTCACCGAGACGGAAAAGAGCCCAGTATAGAGAACCGTCAGTCGAAATGCGGAAATGCGGACCAGGTTACCGAGGCGCACGGAGCGAATACCCTGCACCGCGGACGGTGTGCAGCAAAGGCGGGTCGAAATCTTTGTCGATCTTGGCGCGCAGCCGGCTGATATGGACATCGATCACGTTGGTCTGCGGATCGAAATGGTAGTCCCACACCCCCTCCAGCAGCATCGTCCGGGTCACCACATGTCCGGCATGGCGCATGAGGTACTCCAGGAGCTTGAATTCGCGCGGTTGCAGGTCGATGGGCGTGCCGTTGCGGGTGACGGCGCGGGCGAGCAAATCCATCTCCAGATCGGCGACGCAGAGGCGCGTGGCCACGGCGTCCTCGGCGCCGGAGCGCCGCGTCAACGCTTCGAGGCGCGCCATCAGTTCGGAAAACGCAAACGGTTTGACCAGGTAGTCATCGCCGCCCGCCTTAAGCCCCAGCACCCGGTCGTCCACCTTGCCGAGCGCGCTCAGAACAAGTATCGGTGTCTTTACGCGCTGCGCGCGCAGCGCCTGGATGAGGGTGAGTCCGTCCAAACCTGGCAGCATGCGATCGACGACCAAAGCGTCGTGGACGCTCGCCAAGGCCATGCGCAAACCTTCGCGGCCGTCGGCGGCCAGATCCACGACGTGGCCCATCTCTGCAAGACTCTTGCGCAGATAGTCGGCGACCTGTCGGTCATCCTCGATGATCAGGATTCGCATGACGCATCAGTATAAGGGAAGTTGGCTTCAGCGAGCCGGAAGAAAAAGCCCCGTTCCCGCCGCGGGGGGATAGCGGGAACGGGGCGAGAGGCACGTCCGGATCTCTATCGAGCATGTGCACGAGGAGGGGGATGCACACGGTCCCCGACGAACGCGAGGGGCGTTACGCGTCCGTCAGGCTAAGGGCGACAAAGCGTGAGTCGCCCTGGCGCTCGACGAGAAAGAGGACGGCCTTTTTGT
This window of the Rhodospirillales bacterium genome carries:
- a CDS encoding response regulator transcription factor, with the translated sequence MRILIIEDDRQVADYLRKSLAEMGHVVDLAADGREGLRMALASVHDALVVDRMLPGLDGLTLIQALRAQRVKTPILVLSALGKVDDRVLGLKAGGDDYLVKPFAFSELMARLEALTRRSGAEDAVATRLCVADLEMDLLARAVTRNGTPIDLQPREFKLLEYLMRHAGHVVTRTMLLEGVWDYHFDPQTNVIDVHISRLRAKIDKDFDPPLLHTVRGAGYSLRAPR